In the genome of Triticum urartu cultivar G1812 chromosome 5, Tu2.1, whole genome shotgun sequence, one region contains:
- the LOC125506870 gene encoding indolin-2-one monooxygenase-like — MALEAANHYLQLAGLHGASTPAVLLTVLLLLIIRLAWVRTATASTRFGKQQKLPPSPPGKLPIIGHLHLLGSQTHISIRDLDAKHGRNGLLLLRIGAVPTLFVSSPSAAEAVLRTHDQIFASRPPSMAANIIRYGPTDIAFAPYGEYWRQARKLLTTHMLSAKVVHSFRHGRQEEVRLIINKIREAATRGTAVDMSELLSGYTNDVVCRAVLGESHRKEGRNRLFSELTEINVSLLGGFSLENYIPPNMVMADALLRLVSVKAQRLNKRWDDLFNEIIEEHLHPSKPSSGEQQAADFIDLLLSLKEEYGLTTDNIKAILVDMFEAGIETSYLTLEYGMAELMNNRHILTKLQEEVRSQGKKLDMITEEDLSSMAYLRATIKETLRMHPPAPFLLPHFSTADCKIDGYLIPANTRVLVNAWALGRDPSSWERPEDFWPERFLQDQDGDVDTQMRGKDLRFLPFGFGRRICPGMNFGFATMEVMLANLMYHFDWDVPNMVGTGAGVDMAESFGLTLRRKEKLQLVPQIP; from the exons ATGGCTCTTGAAGCAGCGAACCACTACCTGCAGCTCGCCGGCCTCCATGGCGCATCCACGCCGGCAGTACTGCTCACCGTTCTCCTGCTACTCATCATTCGACTAGCATGGGTGAGGACCGCAACCGCATCAACAAGATTCGGCAAGCAGCAAAAGCTCCCACCTTCACCTCCAGGCAAGCTGCCCATCATAGGCCACCTCCACCTCCTCGGCTCCCAGACACACATATCCATCCGGGACCTCGATGCCAAGCATGGCCGCAATGGCCTGTTGCTCCTCCGCATCGGTGCCGTACCCACCTTGTTCGTGTCCTCGCCGAGCGCCGCCGAGGCCGTCCTGCGCACCCACGACCAAATCTTTGCGTCGCGGCCGCCATCCATGGCCGCCAACATCATTCGTTATGGGCCAACAGACATCGCATTTGCACCCTATGGTGAGTACTGGCGGCAGGCCAGGAAGCTCTTAACCACGCATATGCTCAGCGCCAAGGTGGTGCACTCCTTCCGCCATGGTCGTCAAGAAGAG GTGCGCCTCATTATCAACAAGATCCGTGAGGCGGCCACCAGAGGCACGGCGGTGGACATGAGCGAGCTCCTGTCCGGCTACACCAACGACGTCGTATGCCGTGCGGTCCTAGGAGAATCCCACCGCAAGGAAGGCCGGAACAGGCTTTTCAGCGAGCTCACAGAGATCAATGTCTCCCTTCTTGGTGGGTTCAGCCTCGAGAATTACATCCCCCCAAATATGGTAATGGCGGATGCGCTCTTGAGGCTGGTTTCCGTCAAGGCTCAGCGACTCAACAAGAGGTGGGACGACTTGTTCAACGAGATCATCGAGGAACACCTACACCCCAGCAAACCATCATCTGGCGAGCAGCAAGCAGCAGATTTCATAGATCTTCTGCTCTCTCTCAAGGAAGAGTACGGTCTCACTACGGATAACATCAAGGCCATTTTGGTG GACATGTTTGAGGCAGGCATAGAAACATCTTATCTGACGTTGGAATACGGCATGGCTGAGCTCATGAACAACAGACACATTCTGACAAAATTACAGGAGGAGGTAAGATCCCAAGGCAAAAAGTTAGACATGATAACGGAGGAGGACCTTAGCAGCATGGCCTACCTAAGGGCAACCATCAAGGAGACGCTGCGCATGCACCCACCAGCACCCTTCCTCCTCCCACACTTCTCCACCGCTGACTGCAAGATCGACGGATACTTGATACCCGCCAACACACGTGTCCTTGTGAATGCTTGGGCCCTAGGGAGGGATCCATCGTCTTGGGAGAGGCCAGAGGATTTCTGGCCTGAGAGGTTTCTGCAGGATCAAGATGGTGATGTGGACACCCAAATGAGGGGTAAGGATCTTAGGTTCCTGCCATTTGGGTTCGGGCGGAGGATTTGTCCAGGGATGAATTTTGGGTTCGCCACCATGGAGGTTATGTTAGCAAATCTCATGTACCATTTTGATTGGGATGTTCCAAATATGGTGGGTACCGGCGCAGGGGTTGATATGGCTGAGTCGTTCGGGTTAACGCTTCGCCGAAAGGAGAAGCTTCAACTTGTTCCTCAGATTCCCTAA